CACAGGATGGGTGCGTTTCCTCTGGCTGAACTACGTGACCGGCTTCTTTGTCACAATGCTTTTGATTTGGTATTCCCTCACACGGTGAGCCCTCACAGGGCATGATTTTAAGGACCTCAGCTGCCATGACCACTTCTGCTGTGCACAACGTGCATATTGTCTGGTTCCGAGATGATCTGCGCATTGCTGATCACCCCGCACTTTTTTCTGCACTGGAAAAGAACGACGCCGGTACGCTCACCATCGCCGTCTATGTGCACGACGAAGTGTCCGAGCATATCCGGCCTCTGGGGTCCGCAGCACGATGGTGGCTCCACCATGGCCTGCGGGAACTGCGCACCCAACTTTGGGAACTGGGCGTACCCCTGCTCCTGCACCAAGGAACGGCACTGGAAAAAATCCCTCAGGCAACACAGAATATCCTTGAACACTATGCCCTGACCCCTGAAAACCTCTCGGTCTATTGGAACCGTCGTTATGGTGGCGGGGAACGAGCCGTCGATGCTTCCCTCATGACGCTCCTGCGTGAACGCGGCGCCACCGTCACCAGCTTTTCCGGGACCCTGCTGCACGAGCCGTGGACCGTGCAAACCCAAGAGCAACGCCCTTACAAAGTATTCACGCCTTTCTACAACGCCGAGCAGTTGATTCCGCTGCGCCCGGCTTTGCCGGCACCGTCAACTATTCAACCGGCAAGGGCGCTGGAGATGCCCGCTGGCGAGGACCTGGACAGTTGGGGGCTGTTGCCCCGCCGCCCGGATTGGTCCGCCGGGCTGGCTGCGACATGGACTCCCGGCGAAGCGGCGGCGCACGAGCGCCTCGCAGTGGTGCTTCAAGACGTGGCCGCCGGCTACCAGCTCGGACGGGACCGCCCCGGCACCGACGGCACCTCACGGCTATCGCCGGCACTGCGGTGGGGGCATGTGAGCCCGGTGCAAGTATGGGAAGCCCTGGGGACATTGGCGGCAGGGAATCAGGGCGCCGCCGAAGGCGCCCGGGCCATCATGCGCCAACTGGTGTGGCGGGACTTTTGCTGGAACCAGCTCTACCACCGCCCGGACCTGGGTACAGCCAACCTGCGCCCGGAATTCAACAATTTCGGCTGGGCATGGCCCACCGAGTTACTCCCCCCACCTAACAGCAGCCCCGGCGCATCAAAGCCCCAACCCTGCTCAGCTGGTCCTGAGCAGGGGCAGATCAATGACTTTTATGGTGCCTGGTGCCGAGGAGAGACAGGCTTCCCGCTGGTCGATGCAGGCATGCGGGAACTGTGGGAAACCGGCTGGATGCACAACCGGGTACGCATGGTCACCGCCAGCTTGCTGGTCAAGAATCTCGGCATTCATTGGCGGGCCGGCGAAGCATGGTTCTGGGACACCCTGGTGGACGCGGATGCTGCCTCCAACCCCGCGAACTGGCAGTGGGTCGCGGGGTGCGGCGCAGACGCTGCACCCTATTTCAGGGTTTTCAATCCCGTCCTGCAAGCCAAAAAATTTGACGCCCACGGCAGCTACCAAGCCCGGTTCGGGCCAACACTGAGCCAGCAGCCTGTGGTGGATTTGAAACAATCACGCACCGGCGCACTGGCCGCCTATGCGCACATGAGGGCAGTTGAGCGAACCGGCGAGGCCGAGCACTGAAAGGCTCCGCCGGTCCGATCAAGGAAACGCTAACTGCGGTGGCGCCCTGATGGTGCCACATCGTCACTTTCCGACACCCTGGACAATTTCGATGGCCACCAAATAGTTTTTCCGACGTCGTAACTCAGTGCAGGAACCAGCAACGAGCGCACGATGAAGGTGTCCAGCAAGACTCCGAAGGCCACGATGAATGCGATCTGCGCCAGGAACAGGATCGGAATCACCCCCAGGGCGGAGAAGGTGGCGGCCAAGACCAGCCCGGCCGAGGTGATCACGCCACCGGTGATCACCAAGCCCCGAATGATCCCCTCACGCGTGCCATGTTTGACAGATTCCTCCCGCACACGGGTCATCAGGAAGATGTTGTAGTCAATTCCCAAGGCCACCAGGAAGATGAAACCGAATAGTGGAACGGCCGGGTCGGCGCCGGGGAAATCGAAGACATGGTTGAAGAAGAAGGCCGCAACACCCAGCGCCGTGCCAAAGGAGAGCACCGTGGTCAAGATCAGTAGTACCGGAGCCAGGACCGAACGCAACAGCATCATCAAGATCAGCAGAATCACCACAAGCACTACGGGGATGATGAGATTGCGGTCATGGATCGAGGCATCGTTAGTGTCAATCGCCGTTGCCGTGACTCCACCGACCAAGGCCTCGGGGACAGTGCTGGACAGGCTCGCCCTGATCTCACGCACGACGCCGGCCGCCACATCCGAGTCAGCGGCGGCTGCCAGCGTGCCTTGGAGCATGACGTCTCCGCCGACCACCGTCGGCTTGGGAACGGCAGCGCCGGGGGCTCCCATCGCCTGGAGTCCCTGAGTTGTCACGGTGGCGGCCCCGCTGGGCGCCCCGGCAGAGAGCACGGAAACGGATTCAATGCCGTCCTGTGCCAGCATCACATCGGCAGCCTCCTGAAGTTCAGAGTTGGGGACCACCACCAGCACGGGGCTGCCGGTGCCGCCGGGGAAGTGTTCGCCAAGAATGGCCTGGCCATCACGTGCCTCGGAGGCGCCCAACACCAAATCCGATTGCGGCACACCGCTGGCATTGAGCGTGGTGGCACCGAAGGCTCCCACCAGCAGGACAGCAGTGGTAACCATCCAAATCACCCTCGGGCGGCGTTTTATGATGCGGGCGAGTTTGGCCCAGATGCCTGTCGCATGTACGCCGTGCTCTGCGGCCACCACCTCCGGCTCAAACTTTGGCCGTCGCGGCCAGAAAGCATTCCGGCCAAAGGCGTACAACAGCGCAGGCAAAAGGCTCAGTGCCGAGAGCATGGCAAAAAAGATGCCGATCGCGGCAACAGGTCCCAGCGAACTGTTGGATTTCAAATCGCTTAACAACAAACACAACAGGCCGGCGATCACGGTTCCGCCGGACGCTGCAATGGGTTCGGCGGATTTGCGGATGGCCGCCATGCTGGCAGCCCATTTGTCCGTGCTGACTCGCAGCTCCTCCCGGTACCGGGCCACATAGAGCAGCGAATAGTCGGTAGCCGCGCCGATCACCAGAATGAACAGGATGCCTTGGGTTTGCCCGCTCAAGATCAGGATTCCGGCTTTTGCCAGCCACCACACACTCAGCAGCGCTACGCACAGGGCAAAGAGGCTGGTGGCGAGCACGGCCACGGGAAGCAGCAGGGAGCGGTAGACAAGGATCAAGATGACGAAGACGGCCAAGAGGGCCACACCCAGAAGTATCCCGTCAATACCGGAAAATCCCGCGATGAGATCTGCCGTGAAACCGGCGGGGCCGGTGACATGAACCACCACCCCGTCAGGGACGGCAGCCCGCAGTGACGTGCCAATGGCGGTGACCGCCGCACCGATGTCCGCATCGGCTTGGATCGGCACAAATGCCTGCACCGCCCGGCCGTCTTCTGAAGGAATGCCCGGGGAAACCTCCGTACCAACCCCGGGGATGGAGGTCAGGGCTGCGATCGCCTTGGAAATTGAGGCAATACGGGTCTCGTTCAGCGTGCTATTGCTGGAGAAGACCACGACAGCGGGGATTTCATCGGAGTCACGGAACTCGCCTTGCAACTTTTGCACCTGAGTGGCGTCGGCAGAAGAGGGAAGGTACGCGGTGGGGTCATTGGATGAAACCTCACTGACCTTGCCAAAATATGGTCCACCGATTGAACCGCCGGCGAACCAGACGATGATGATCAACGCGGGCAGGAGGATCCTCAGCCACTTTTTGGCGCTTCTCGGTGGCTTATCGTGGCGGGTTCCACCGCTGCTCGACTGCAGTGTCTTAGTCATGGGTTCATCTCCGGTAGCTGCA
This genomic interval from Arthrobacter sp. PAMC 25486 contains the following:
- a CDS encoding MMPL family transporter, translating into MTKTLQSSSGGTRHDKPPRSAKKWLRILLPALIIIVWFAGGSIGGPYFGKVSEVSSNDPTAYLPSSADATQVQKLQGEFRDSDEIPAVVVFSSNSTLNETRIASISKAIAALTSIPGVGTEVSPGIPSEDGRAVQAFVPIQADADIGAAVTAIGTSLRAAVPDGVVVHVTGPAGFTADLIAGFSGIDGILLGVALLAVFVILILVYRSLLLPVAVLATSLFALCVALLSVWWLAKAGILILSGQTQGILFILVIGAATDYSLLYVARYREELRVSTDKWAASMAAIRKSAEPIAASGGTVIAGLLCLLLSDLKSNSSLGPVAAIGIFFAMLSALSLLPALLYAFGRNAFWPRRPKFEPEVVAAEHGVHATGIWAKLARIIKRRPRVIWMVTTAVLLVGAFGATTLNASGVPQSDLVLGASEARDGQAILGEHFPGGTGSPVLVVVPNSELQEAADVMLAQDGIESVSVLSAGAPSGAATVTTQGLQAMGAPGAAVPKPTVVGGDVMLQGTLAAAADSDVAAGVVREIRASLSSTVPEALVGGVTATAIDTNDASIHDRNLIIPVVLVVILLILMMLLRSVLAPVLLILTTVLSFGTALGVAAFFFNHVFDFPGADPAVPLFGFIFLVALGIDYNIFLMTRVREESVKHGTREGIIRGLVITGGVITSAGLVLAATFSALGVIPILFLAQIAFIVAFGVLLDTFIVRSLLVPALSYDVGKTIWWPSKLSRVSESDDVAPSGRHRS
- a CDS encoding deoxyribodipyrimidine photo-lyase, which encodes MTTSAVHNVHIVWFRDDLRIADHPALFSALEKNDAGTLTIAVYVHDEVSEHIRPLGSAARWWLHHGLRELRTQLWELGVPLLLHQGTALEKIPQATQNILEHYALTPENLSVYWNRRYGGGERAVDASLMTLLRERGATVTSFSGTLLHEPWTVQTQEQRPYKVFTPFYNAEQLIPLRPALPAPSTIQPARALEMPAGEDLDSWGLLPRRPDWSAGLAATWTPGEAAAHERLAVVLQDVAAGYQLGRDRPGTDGTSRLSPALRWGHVSPVQVWEALGTLAAGNQGAAEGARAIMRQLVWRDFCWNQLYHRPDLGTANLRPEFNNFGWAWPTELLPPPNSSPGASKPQPCSAGPEQGQINDFYGAWCRGETGFPLVDAGMRELWETGWMHNRVRMVTASLLVKNLGIHWRAGEAWFWDTLVDADAASNPANWQWVAGCGADAAPYFRVFNPVLQAKKFDAHGSYQARFGPTLSQQPVVDLKQSRTGALAAYAHMRAVERTGEAEH